Proteins encoded together in one Chitinophaga sp. LS1 window:
- a CDS encoding glycoside hydrolase family 31 protein → MNYRLISIFLLLLSLSARSQNPVANPASQVTIGSARFTILTPSLIRMEWNEKAAFEDKASLVFINRNLPVTPFQKKEAGEFLEIKTTHLTLRYKKNAGKFSKDNLKITFTLNGRKVDWVPGLKDSLNLKGTTRTLDQTDGDAKLEDGLLSKSGWTLIDDSNQLLFDGDKDWNWATTRNEGDKQDWYFFGYGHEYKKALYDYTRIAGKIPMPPKYAFGYWWSRYWTYSDTELRGLLNDFTTYNIPIDVLIIDMDWHYTWGLNKDWKRDMMGEPTGWTGYTWNKNLFPEPEEFLTWAHQRGVKTALNLHPASGIAPMEAQYNCFAKAYDFDTTGKKNIPFKIEDKKWAQIYFDSVLHPIEKQGIDFWWLDWQQWLENRNLKGLSNTWWLNYTFFTDKQREGGRPLLFHRWGGLGNHRYQIGFSGDSRSTWASLAYQPYFTATAGNVGYGYWSHDIGGHVADNPDPELYLRWIQFGTFSPIFRTHCSKSAFNERRIWKFPEHYKMMLKAYELRYALNPYIYTASHEAFDSGVSICRPMYYDYPESPEAYTAKEQYMFGGDMIVAPITAKADSITHLAGKKVWLPAGQWFDYFSGGLITGNKFVENKYTLDQVPVFIKAGSIIPMYGNIKNLQKQSDTLVLTVIPGGSGATKLYEDDGNSEEYKDKGYSFTAIRNVVAADGAMVLTISPREGSYKGMSASRSYEIKYPSIYPPASISINGQPATYTYSADRLMATISIPATSCAEQIEVKVIPDAAGKGKEDLLYKAALILSRLSQSTEDMKYETARIDWVANTSDCILALSAIPGMINYHPEQTVALVEKLNKEILPCIQTMKAYPGVDANTLRKITAPLEAGK, encoded by the coding sequence ATGAATTACAGACTCATCTCAATTTTCCTATTACTGCTTTCCCTCTCCGCCCGGTCTCAAAATCCTGTCGCCAACCCGGCTTCACAAGTGACCATCGGCTCCGCCCGTTTTACCATTCTCACACCCAGCCTCATCCGCATGGAATGGAATGAAAAAGCCGCCTTTGAGGACAAAGCCTCTCTCGTTTTTATCAACAGAAACCTCCCTGTCACCCCTTTCCAAAAAAAGGAAGCAGGCGAATTTCTCGAAATAAAAACGACCCATCTTACCCTGCGCTACAAAAAGAACGCAGGCAAGTTTTCCAAAGACAACCTGAAGATTACTTTCACCCTCAACGGTCGTAAAGTTGACTGGGTACCCGGTCTCAAAGATTCTTTAAATCTAAAAGGCACCACACGCACCCTCGATCAAACTGACGGTGATGCAAAACTGGAAGATGGCCTCCTCTCTAAAAGTGGCTGGACCCTGATCGACGATTCCAATCAACTCCTCTTCGACGGTGACAAAGATTGGAACTGGGCCACCACAAGAAATGAAGGTGACAAACAAGACTGGTACTTCTTCGGCTATGGGCATGAATATAAGAAAGCCTTATACGATTATACCCGTATAGCTGGAAAGATCCCCATGCCACCTAAATATGCATTCGGCTACTGGTGGTCACGGTACTGGACATATTCTGACACTGAACTCAGAGGTCTCCTCAACGACTTCACCACCTACAATATCCCCATCGATGTACTGATTATCGATATGGATTGGCACTATACCTGGGGACTTAACAAAGACTGGAAAAGAGATATGATGGGCGAACCTACAGGATGGACAGGTTATACCTGGAATAAAAACCTCTTCCCTGAACCGGAAGAATTTCTAACCTGGGCACATCAGCGTGGTGTGAAAACCGCTCTGAACCTGCACCCGGCTTCCGGTATCGCTCCTATGGAAGCACAGTATAATTGCTTCGCAAAAGCTTATGACTTTGATACCACCGGCAAGAAAAATATCCCTTTCAAAATAGAAGATAAAAAATGGGCGCAAATTTACTTTGACAGCGTGCTGCATCCTATCGAAAAACAAGGGATTGATTTCTGGTGGCTCGACTGGCAGCAATGGCTGGAAAACCGCAACCTGAAAGGCCTGAGCAATACATGGTGGTTAAACTATACCTTCTTCACCGACAAGCAAAGAGAAGGTGGCAGACCACTCTTATTCCATCGCTGGGGTGGTTTAGGTAACCATCGTTATCAGATCGGTTTCTCTGGCGATAGCCGCAGTACCTGGGCGTCATTGGCTTACCAGCCATACTTTACAGCCACTGCAGGCAACGTAGGGTATGGCTATTGGAGTCATGACATCGGTGGTCACGTAGCCGATAATCCTGATCCTGAATTGTACCTCCGCTGGATACAGTTTGGTACATTTAGCCCGATATTCAGAACACACTGTTCAAAGAGTGCTTTCAACGAACGTAGGATCTGGAAGTTCCCTGAACACTATAAAATGATGCTGAAAGCTTACGAGCTCAGGTATGCACTAAATCCATATATCTACACGGCTTCACACGAAGCCTTTGATTCAGGTGTATCCATCTGCCGTCCTATGTACTATGATTATCCTGAATCACCGGAAGCTTATACAGCCAAAGAGCAGTACATGTTCGGCGGTGATATGATCGTGGCGCCAATTACTGCAAAAGCAGATAGCATCACACATCTTGCAGGCAAAAAGGTTTGGTTACCTGCCGGTCAATGGTTCGATTATTTCTCCGGTGGCCTGATCACAGGAAACAAATTTGTAGAAAATAAATATACGCTGGACCAGGTACCAGTATTTATCAAAGCAGGAAGTATTATTCCGATGTATGGAAATATTAAAAACCTGCAAAAGCAATCTGACACGCTGGTATTGACTGTAATCCCTGGTGGTAGCGGTGCTACGAAGTTGTATGAAGATGATGGAAACTCTGAAGAATACAAAGACAAAGGTTACAGCTTTACTGCTATCAGAAATGTAGTGGCTGCGGATGGTGCGATGGTATTGACGATCTCTCCCCGCGAAGGAAGTTATAAAGGAATGTCTGCAAGTAGAAGTTACGAAATAAAATATCCTTCTATCTATCCACCTGCCAGTATATCTATCAATGGCCAGCCTGCCACCTATACATATTCAGCTGACAGACTGATGGCTACTATAAGTATCCCTGCTACTTCCTGTGCAGAACAGATCGAAGTAAAAGTAATACCTGATGCTGCAGGCAAAGGAAAAGAAGACCTGCTCTACAAAGCAGCGTTGATATTATCCCGCTTATCACAATCTACAGAAGATATGAAGTATGAAACTGCCAGGATAGACTGGGTAGCAAATACTTCAGATTGTATCCTGGCGCTGTCTGCTATTCCAGGTATGATCAATTATCATCCTGAGCAAACAGTAGCATTGGTTGAGAAATTGAATAAAGAAATTCTCCCTTGTATACAAACAATGAAAGCTTATCCCGGGGTGGATGCAAACACACTTAGAAAAATAACAGCGCCACTGGAAGCAGGTAAATAA
- a CDS encoding DUF2004 domain-containing protein — protein sequence MPQFTLPYFGSIDSDVLENSYDTEIRLAGHDIELELNFADKRIELSSLQILKKYLDNIDDHLLKTKEFIDENYSDEDAEDGVRFYFEFHKEESEIEELGVNATDDLDEQLLKKIHPIRIVLYPDSHQFAVYNYTFGEDFTNYILVITTDEDGDLSYITVES from the coding sequence ATGCCTCAATTCACCTTACCCTACTTTGGATCCATTGACTCCGACGTGCTTGAAAATAGTTATGATACAGAAATTAGGTTAGCTGGCCACGATATTGAACTAGAGCTGAACTTTGCAGATAAGCGTATCGAACTCTCCAGTTTACAAATTCTGAAGAAATATCTCGATAATATTGATGATCACTTATTAAAAACCAAAGAATTCATCGATGAAAATTATTCAGATGAAGACGCTGAAGATGGAGTCCGTTTCTATTTTGAATTTCACAAAGAAGAGTCAGAAATCGAGGAACTGGGCGTCAACGCAACAGATGACCTGGACGAGCAATTATTAAAGAAGATCCATCCAATCCGGATAGTCCTTTACCCGGATAGTCATCAGTTTGCTGTATATAATTATACCTTCGGCGAAGACTTTACAAATTACATCCTAGTCATCACGACCGACGAAGACGGTGACCTTTCATACATCACCGTAGAAAGTTAA
- a CDS encoding HopJ type III effector protein: MKEQLLNKLKENSISFKDVIEFIEAGYTHQATAFKNGDAYNEATQNQGSAKVFAFAQLNGWSKEDTLLLFAEHYQAVLGHPEATDHQNIRQFMKHGWDGIGFEGTALIAK; encoded by the coding sequence ATGAAAGAGCAATTGTTAAATAAATTAAAGGAGAATTCAATTTCATTTAAAGACGTGATTGAGTTTATTGAAGCGGGGTATACACATCAGGCTACGGCTTTTAAGAATGGAGATGCGTATAATGAAGCGACACAGAATCAGGGGAGTGCAAAGGTGTTTGCGTTTGCGCAATTGAATGGCTGGAGTAAGGAGGATACGCTGTTATTGTTTGCAGAACATTATCAGGCGGTATTAGGACATCCGGAAGCTACGGATCATCAGAATATCAGGCAGTTTATGAAGCATGGCTGGGATGGGATAGGATTTGAAGGGACGGCGCTGATAGCGAAATAA